The following are from one region of the Nostoc cf. commune SO-36 genome:
- a CDS encoding DUF2237 family protein, with amino-acid sequence MTDAKNVIDGNLEVCCTSPVTGFYRDGFCRTGGQDFGSHVVCAQVTSEFLEFTKSQGNDLGTAVPAFNFPGLKPGDRWCLCASRWQEALEAGVAPPVILSATHARALEVVSLDDLKKHALT; translated from the coding sequence ATGACAGACGCTAAAAACGTAATCGATGGAAACCTAGAGGTTTGCTGTACTTCTCCCGTGACTGGGTTTTACCGCGACGGTTTTTGTCGCACGGGTGGTCAAGATTTCGGATCGCACGTTGTATGTGCCCAAGTGACATCAGAATTCTTGGAGTTCACCAAATCGCAAGGGAACGATCTTGGCACAGCTGTTCCTGCTTTTAATTTTCCTGGATTGAAGCCTGGCGATCGCTGGTGTTTGTGTGCTTCTCGCTGGCAAGAAGCTCTCGAAGCTGGCGTTGCTCCACCCGTAATACTTTCAGCAACTCATGCTAGGGCTTTGGAAGTGGTTTCTCTAGATGATTTGAAAAAACATGCTCTAACTTGA